The Megalops cyprinoides isolate fMegCyp1 chromosome 22, fMegCyp1.pri, whole genome shotgun sequence genome contains a region encoding:
- the LOC118769923 gene encoding zinc finger protein 324A-like, with amino-acid sequence MSNGVVFRSQLASIMEVLANAAVEEICKIVDDGYAILHLEMSEYQKENESLKMKLHMMELKVAQGCAGGINMRESSLTAGFDGLRDHPKGASKERPVPAANRVFGQPAGGTLSNPRSVLGEDISVQPVTVKQDECADLEEDKTVLIKEEKPEEDNEALSELKISDGGAGGPDAGGEEWATTANSGIAPSERTEDLTAQCRGRHSAWEVSGLDTALRSDPVCETAQKRLRHTGSERSAGRLNDRGSECVPYEVPGHLRTFVQAGAEDRTGDLSGSSGRGDTEGMSVHSELRPLSAEHSAPSASLSSLGSAHLTPDAVIIDSIKTESPVHSVWDKKTASDTGQMQCRRYTEDREREHTQPEHVTATCLPHSQPVVREIVAVPSRSGTTGSYGPVHHEESFMTSNDGTRAKRFICKYCGKGFTRQNALEIHQRVHTGEKPFRCTQCGKRFSDSSNHRRHQSVHSRERPFSCTQCERSFSHQYQLKVHQRVHTGDRPFSCTHCGKKFGEKSFLKIHQQREHAVLYLV; translated from the exons ATGTCGAACGGGGTTGTGTTTCGATCGCAGCTCGCTTCCATCATGGAGGTTTTGGCAAACGCGGCCGTGGAGGAAATCTGTAAGATCGTAGACGATGGATATGCCattttacatttggaaatgtCAGAGTACCAGAAGGAGAACGaatctctgaaaatgaaactgcacaTGATGGAGCTGAAGGTCGCACAGGGATGTGCGGGCGGAATAAACATGCGAGAGAGCTCCCTGACCGCTGGCTTTGATGGACTGCGGGATCATCCCAAAGGAGCGTCAA AGGAGAGGCCCGTCCCAGCCGCAAACAGGGTCTTCGGCCAGCCGGCAGGCGGTACTTTGTCGAATCCCCGTTCTGTTTTGGGTGAAGATATCTCCGTTCAGCCTGTCACCGTGAAGCAGGACGAG TGTGCTGACCTAGAAGAGGACAAGACTGTTCTTATCAAAGAGGAAAAACCTGAAGAGGACAACGAGGCACTGAGTGAGCTGAAGATCAGTGATGGGG GAGCTGGGGGGCCTGATGCCGGCGGTGAGGAGTGGGCCACCACTGCAAACTCGGGGATCGCACCCTCAGAACGCACAGAGGACCTCACCGCACAGTGCAGGGGCAGACACAGTGCTTGGGAGGTCAGTGGACTGGACACCGCCCTTAGGTCAGATCCAGTGTGTGAAACTGCTCAGAAGAGGCTGAGACACACAGGATCTGAGCGCAGTGCAGGAAGACTGAACGATCGGGGCTCTGAGTGCGTGCCGTACGAGGTACCCGGCCACCTGCGGACTTTTGTGCAAGCGGGCGCTGAGGACAGGACCGGGGATCTGTCCGGCTCCTCTGGTAGAGGGGACACAGAGGGAATGTCGGTTCACTCAGAGCTGCGGCCGCTGTCTGCTGAACACAGTGCTCCTTCTGCCAGCCTGTCATCTTTAGGATCCGCACACCTTACACCGGATGCGGTAATAATAGACTCCATTAAAACAGAGTCTCCAGTGCACTCCGTGTGGGACAAAAAGACAGCGTCAGACACGGGTCAGATGCAATGCAGACGTTACAcagaagacagggagagagagcacacgcAGCCTGAACACGTTACCGCCACATGTCTCCCGCACTCGCAGCCAGTGGTGAGAGAGATTGTGGCAGTGCCGTCGCGTTCAGGCACCACAGGTTCATACGGACCGGTCCATCACGAAGAAAGCTTCATGACCAGCAACGACGGCACACGAGCCAAAAGGTTCATTTGTAAATACTGCGGGAAGGGTTTCACCCGTCAGAACGCCCTCGAAATTCACCAGCGAGTCCACACAGGGGAGAAACCGTTCCGATGCACACAGTGTGGAAAGCGCTTTTCCGATTCGAGTAATCACAGGAGGCACCAGAGTGTTCACTCGAGAGAGAGACCGTTTAGCTGTACCCAGTGCGAGAGGAGTTTCTCTCACCAGTATCAACTGAAAGTGCACCAGAGGGTTCACACTGGAGACAGACCATTCAGTTGTACACACTGTGGGAagaaatttggggaaaaaagtttccTCAAAATACACCAGCAGCGAGAACATGCAGTTCTTTATTTAGTGTGA